One Carassius auratus strain Wakin chromosome 4, ASM336829v1, whole genome shotgun sequence DNA segment encodes these proteins:
- the LOC113056377 gene encoding urocortin-3-like — MWLARTLLALALLCAPVSSLCLPTYDPVSNFLCNNEVFSETNDNGQPANPLVDSLNLLYKSAHSLSSEEPRERRTIPASKYRYLSQTQLRSKLYRNSAKSDRRSQVTLSLDVPTNIMNILFNIAKAKNLRAKADDNARLLAQIGKRK; from the coding sequence ATGTGGCTCGCGCGGACCCTCCTCGCTCTGGCGCTTCTTTGCGCACCGGTATCCAGCCTCTGCTTGCCAACGTACGACCCCGTGTCCAACTTTCTTTGCAACAATGAGGTGTTCTCCGAGACGAATGATAACGGGCAACCAGCAAATCCCCTGGTGGACAGTCTAAACCTCCTGTACAAATCAGCGCACTCGCTTTCCTCCGAGGAGCCGCGCGAAAGGAGGACAATACCCGCGTCCAAATACAGATACTTGAGCCAGACGCAGCTCAGGAGTAAACTGTATCGTAATAGTGCGAAGAGCGACCGACGCAGCCAGGTCACTCTGTCCCTTGATGTCCCCACCAACATAATGAACATCCTCTTCAACATTGCCAAAGCCAAGAACCTGCGCGCAAAGGCGGACGACAATGCGCGCTTGCTGGCGCAGATTGGAAAGAGAAAATGA